Part of the Nicotiana tabacum cultivar K326 chromosome 20, ASM71507v2, whole genome shotgun sequence genome, ATCGTGGGGGACAATAAGAcatcatttgtttgcacttaatggaggtctgaatcttagTAATTCTGATCTATGTCATTAAGTACATTTGTTTTTTAGATCTGAATCTTAATAATTAAGATCTTAACCATTAAATctgttttttaaattttataaccACTTAATGGGTCTAAATAGATCTTAGTGATTAAGATCTCTAACATAGTCTTAATATCATTAAGATGTTACACATTCAAGAAGTTATGTAAAAAAATGACATTTCACCATAACTCCTACACTTTCGCCACTAACCACCCCCACGCTACCATCACTGTTCCCCACCATTATAGACTACCACCACCAATAGCCACACCACCCATTACTACCAATCCTCAACCACAACTACCATCGCCGTCAAGCATGAATGTTAGTTGTCACCACCACTAGCCATCATTTACAACTATCACCACCAATCACTATTACCACAACAAACATCGATCACCACTATCAACCACCACTATATATCACCCATCGCAGTTATCCGTCACCACCACCATCAATCACCACTGTTAGCTACTTCTATTATCCACCATCTACTACCCATAATCACTACCATCAACCAACACCAGCTACTACCCAGTCAGCACCCACAACCACAACCTTTAGCCATCACCACCACCAACCAccatataatttttaaaatattttactaatatactactaaattaatttgttgttgttgttgtaatatttaaataaagaaaatttttatacattcagatgtaTAGAGAAAACAAACAGCCATAATTATTCAGTACTCAGATCTTAATATAACATCTTAATATTCATATGTGAATTCAGATTCAGGCGTTTTAATCTTATTACACATattaatattcagatgtgtattcagattcagacgtcttaatcctaataaaaacaaatgaggcctaaaaATACTATACGAATGTTCTGTCAATTAATACTCCAGTACCTGCTCAACACTAGgagtgttcataaaaatccgagaAACCGAACCAAACCGTAAAAAAAATCGATACTTTCTCGGTTcagtttggttttggttttgaattttaaaaactgaccaaatttggtttggttttggttttaatcaaaaataaccaaaaattaccgaaccaaaccgaatatagaagtagctatttaaaatttattattatacctatgtatatgtatatttataaacaaagtttctaaaattttatgttacattttaatagtttgcacttttagtctagttctttgctattgtGATAATCTAGTTTTTTGCccttacattctagtttgattagtagttttcttttgctaagtagaagaatttatttcatgttaaaaataatttatttttaattgagtcctaaaattattcatcactatttggttcaattatcatcaatatatattggtaaatgatagatttatCAAATAGCAACTGGTTTGACAGTACAATGTTGAAAATGTAGTggccggaatatgtgtttggtagtgtatatctcatatttaagaaaaaaccgataaataaccgaaaaaaaccaaaaaaaccaCATACACTGAATCGATAAAAACCgatttaattggtttggtttggttccaatatttgaaaaaccgacatacttggtttggtttctttttaagaaaaaacTTATCAAAACCGAGccatgaacacccctactcaACACATAGGAAACTCTAGTTCTCGTCAACGTATTGGAGACAAATAGAAGGTCAAGTAGCCAGGCAGCGAAGAATATGTCTTCTCCGCATTAACAGAAATCTTTAAAATAGCAATGTAGGCAGTAGTTAACATGTACTCATTTTATGAGATGAGTATTTGTCAATACAAAATGAAGAAATGGACAATAAAGTgacatcaaaaaaaaaaacgagGGAACTCCAAACAACAAGTCATGCCCTCAACATGTACTTTTTCAAATCGAATTAGGTGACTTTTCCAGATTAACAGAAATCTTTAAAATAGCAACTCAAGCAACAGTTAACATGAAGAATTGGACAAGAAAGTGACATCACAGAAAAAAGGGAGGGAGAGAGAGAACTCCAAACAACAAGTCATGCCCTCAACATGTACTTTTTCAAAACGAATTTGGTGGCTTTCGTTGCAGTGTTTTCCAATTGGAAAGCGCAAAAAAAAGGTACATGGGAATGAAGCAAAAAACGAGAAGTGAAGAGCGTGCTTCTTCGAAATGAAAACAcaaacaaaaattaagaaaataccaaattaatatGAATTTAGTACTACAAGAATCATATTGCTATTAATCTGATTTCAACATCTAATAAAATAGTGACATTAATCCAACACCTTAAAGTTGAGATTTAAGAACCAAACACTTCATGTTTGGATCAACCCGGCCTCATTGTTTGAAGCGCATTTCTCTAAAGTGCATGGCTTCACCCCTGAAGCGATAACTTGTTGCTTCACAACACTTTATCGCTTAAAGCAACAAAGTGATGGCTTCTACTAACATtgtttcttgttttcttcaagttccaatttttggttaaattttccattttttatttgtttatcctTGAAATAtgcttttttttaaaagaatttttttgggttttctttaattttgtgCAGTTATGTGGCACTTTCTGCTCTCGATGCATGTTTCTTCacgttaattttttttattttttgttcaatTTTATGTTCAGATATAGGTTTTGCATtttttgagaagaaaaagaaaatgcaaaacCTATTTCTgaacataaaattttaaaaaaaaaacaataggtTTTGCATTGAAAGTGTTAATATTCAGAAAAATGTTTCGTGGGTTTTGCTAATTTTATGTGATTATGTGGCACTTTGTGTACTTGATGTTTCTTCAAGTTCCAATTCATTTGTTAATTTGTTACTTTGTCCGTTTAGCCTCAATTTTTTGCTTCTTATCAGAAAAGGTTGTGGAATTTGGTTACTTTTGTGTGATTTTATGGTATGTTACATTTTTTTGTGTCTCGTGGCACTTTAATTTTCCTGAAGTTCCAATAAGGTGTAAATTCACAGGGTAATGGAACTAGAGATACGTCCCGTCCACTCTTTATTTcttacaaaattttaaaattataattaggTCTTCTTCCAATCTAAACATGTTATGCATGTCGCAATGACTTACTTTAGTTGAAATCCAAAGATAACTTAAATTTGGTTGGCCTTCATCAGGCACATGGACATGTTTTTTCATTTATCGAAGCCCAGTATTCATTATTTGATTGATAATTATTTGCTTTGACTCTTAATCTTAATTAAGAAGGCGGCATTCTTGCTTTTTTTAAAGCtgaaatttaaagataatatGTTGATAACTCAATAAGGTATCCAAGGACTTTTGAGTAGTATAATTTTATGTTTCACTACGTTGGCTGGATAACATCTACAATCattattgttttattttaaaCTAAATTATATTGCGGATCAGCGGACTCATGTCGCCCATACTCCAGGGCAGTGGCCGCATGTCGATCAGGCTCCGGGTGCTATGCCATTGCAGCCCGTGATTGTGGATCAGTCTGAGGTCAGTCCAGTGGCGTCACAAAAGGATCAGAAAAGGttagagaggttcaagaagtattttCCTCCGACTTTCGGTGGCGCAGCTTCTAACGATGCACAGGGCTTTCAAGACCAGTGTCACTGTATCGTACGCACTATGGGCATAGTGGAGTTGAGCAGGGTTGAccttactactttccagctgaTAGGGCTTGCATATAGATGGTGGCCGGCTTATGAGAAGCGTAGGCCAGCTGGCGCAGCACCACTTACTTCGGCTCAGTTCACTGATCTGTTTTTGAGGTAGtgaataagaaagaaagaaacgaaCCCTTTAACCAAGCAGCAAAATAAGTATGAAATATTTGCCCTAAGAAGTAGCGACCATTTCATTTTATCCAAGTTTAAAAGtcgactttaaaaataaaaataaaaaaaagaagcgAACGCTTTTATCGCTACACGTTTCAATCGATTCACGCTGCTTGGACAGAAACGTTCGCTTCTTCCACCATGCCTCGCCTTAGCCCTTTGAAGCGCCCAACCCCCACCTCGCTTTACGCTTAAAGTGATGAAGCTAGCGGTTTCCCCAACACTGACTTCAAGTGTATAGAAAGGTTTCTGAGATTGTCCCTGAAGGCTCCTGCTTCACCATaagcttcattatcagtgttggagTGTGCATGGTCGCTAGGATGAAGTGGTGGAGTAGTGTAATTGTTGGGAAGTTGTTGCGAGACCACAACTTGATTGATGGTGGTTGATGGTGATTGCGGACGAAGCATCAGAGACTTGCTTATTTAGAGCAAGAACATGCTTATATCCTCTAGCTTTCCATACTTAAAGAGGCTGGCTTTTTGTTCTTTCTGCAAGCCTTCCGAGTTGGGCCTTCAGTATAATAGGCATTATCTGCAATAAGGTCCAATAAGATGTGGCCCTTATAACTCCCATTAAACGAAGCGAGTCAGGCGTGTATCGTTTTGGGTGTGGACTCcgcaaaatttgaaattaaaggTAGACCTGGCCTATCCTCCCACTACAACAATTGGACGTTGCCTGTGTTGATTACCCCAATGCACTCTCGCCCTTGTACTAGTCAACAAAAGCTTTTTCCATTTCTCCTACAGGGACTATCGAAGCTTCAATTGGTTTCGGCATGGCAATGACATCTTTTTTATTGAGATTTCATACTTCCAATGTTCCACTTCAAGCACAAACCTTTTTGAGCATTTGGTATCCGATTTGCTAATACAAATTCTCGCAAAAAGAAAATGGCTCTAGTATTCCCCATATACATCTATTCCTACGAATCCACCATGATGGTCGTTGAAACCATGCATGTACCAAAAGCTTTGATAGTCAGTTTAGTGCCCACCAAAGGCCACCACTCTAATACTAGTCGCCCACCATTCCAGAACCAGTTTCCTACCTTGACCCTAACAGCTTCTTGTCTCGAAGCTAGTTCGAACAAGCATGGTGTGAGAGAAGGATTGACATTCACTCCAGCACAAATCTTCTGCCTCTCTTCCACTCGTTCAAAAAAACATTTTTGTATCAGTTGGGGGTGGGGTATGGTTGAACGGATCACCAAATATACCAACTAGACATCTCGAGAGGAACTGTTGAACACCGTTGTCGGTCCCTGAGCTGATGTTCAACACAGTATCAACTAAGTTGGGTGATCCACCATCTCCGTCCAGTGAGAAATCATAGTCGTATCAGCATATAATCTCGTCTATGTGATATTGGTCCTTATGAATCATAGCCGTATCAGCATATAATCTCGTCTATGTgatattggtccttttgaatcAGCTTGTTGTAAGTTTGTCAAGAAAATGTAAAATCTGCAGCTACATCTCTCAATCCCCAGTTGTAATCTGGCTCCGAAATGATAACTGTCGGATTCCTATCTCCCAATCAGGCTTCACTTCGAGTGAATCGACCATAAATGTTATAGTTTAGATAGACTGTTTATACGTACGTTTGCATTTTCCTCCCCCATCGTCTATAAAAGTCCATGTTCCTTTTGATGCTTGTTTGAGAGCATCACAGACCCACCGGAGGTTTTCCTCGTCTATCTTGAATTTGCAGGAAAACCTTCTGCTTCTTTCAATTAAAAGAAACCACCCATTCACCTGAGAGGGAGATCTTGTCTTCCATGAGAACCAAAGTACGCTTGATAGGTTATCGGAAAAAAATCTCTCCGCCACATGTTTTGAAGAGAGAGAAATTCTGGGATCCTATCCCAAGTCAGAGAGAATTCCCAACACGTGGTTTCTTTTACATATTAAAAAGTTGCTCAAACAATAAAAAGTTCATCGTATGAGCATTTGACTACATTCTACCTATTTTAGAAGCATTCAGAGTGAGGTCATAAACATACAAATGAAAATATTTGATGGGCTTATGGAACAGCTTCCAATCTGCTCAAGCAAACTGCCAACCTCAACATGCCTCTCATCCAAGCCCAACTGATGGGGCCGCTTATCTTTCCCACTCTTTCTTATTCGTCATGGATAGCAAAAAGATAGGAATTTAGATATGACCAATAGATACCTAAGCTTCTGAGCACGCAAAACTAGTTAGAACCAACAGTTTGAAGAAATTGTACTATTTGACAAGGAGATTTCACTAGTTATTCTCTATTACTCTCTATGTCCTGGAGAAGGAGACGACAATAACTAGAAAAAGGGATGTTGAAGTAATGAAAGACCAGCAAGGATGAGGATAAGTATTGAAATTAATCAAAATACAAGAATGGAGACTGCCAGTATACCTTTTTGGCAGGTGTTCAATGCCCCATTCAAATATTCTGTAACTCCCAAATGTATCAGGAAGACGATCACGAGTTTCAGCCAACCGATGTATTATTTCCTGCAAAGAGATATGATGAATAAACAAAACTTGTTCATGTCAAGAAATAATCTGCAAAGATTGTGGAATTCAGAATCACCGTTGCAGCAGCATTTGACATATAATTTGCAGATCCTGCTGGAAAGATAGCCCATTTAACAAGGGAATCATTTCCTTTCGTTGAGAAGTTCATTAAGTGAACCTGCAAGGTATCTCACAATATGTAGAGCAGCATCACATAGGATAAGTTAAAATACAAGAGCAGTTAAGTAACATGAACAAAACTGAAGCGTTCAGCTTAAGATGAGATATAATCAGACAAATTTGGGTTTGGCCAAAATTATCGTTCTAAAACCAAAATACCTGTGAGATGTTAACGTCCAACTCTTGGGCAATGAGATGGGTAAGCTCTGTAATGCGAGGCTTCAAGTCCGAGTAATTCACACTCAATGACATATAAAATGTGATGAATCCAACTTTAATTTCCCCTGCAAATTGAGATATATGATGAATACGCAATGGAAACAACAAACTATAATTGCCAATATATACGCACTAGATGCTTTAACATGAGAGAAAAGCTGTAATTAACAGAGAAAGTGCCTAATTTTCAAAACTATCATGTCATTTCATAAACTTCACATTACAAAAGAAGTCAAAAGAGACACCTGTCTCATAAATAATCAAGAATTTGACCAAGATCCTAGTGCAGATATCACCTAGTGAAGGGAATTCGTCAATATCAGCTAGTCCAGGGAATTAGATGGTTGGCAAAAAGGTTGATACATGTCCGATTGGTGGCAATTGTTATTCCTTGAAATTGTTAGTCCCCTCAAGAAGTCCCGCATTAACCAGAGCTGTTTTCCAGTTCAATAATGTTAACAACgtcatgacattataatatttcTTATGCCTGAAGGTGGTTCTCAGTAAGTTGGATGCTAGATCACAAGACAATTATCTCGGTGAAAGAATATGCAAACTCATGGTcaaatgtcaacatatatgctgacATTGGTCAATAACAGAAAATTACAGAGCTAACATGTACAACAGCAATAGAGCTACAACCAAAATGTTGTGATTCAAAGTTGATTCAACATTTTCACAAAACAAACCAGAAAccaaaatggattaaaatggagGGGAAACGTAATAAGGCTTCAAATGGATTAATTTTTAGAAAAAAGATCAAGAACTCCCTAGTAGAAAAACAAAAGCTACGATTGACGGTCATCTTAAAGGATGGTTAAAGATGGTAGTATACTGTACCAGGTGCATTATACCCAGGAGATCCACTAGGAACCAGTGTAGGGGCCATACTTCCTGTGGAGTTTGTGTTATCCAAGCCAGAGGGCAATGCTGGAGGTGGAGGAGATGAATTAAGTCTGCCCCATAATTCGGAACAGTTGGTTTTCCAGAAACCGATCGTTTCATGCTCACGATCATAAGTGACAAGTGTGTTGCGGACAATAATCCCTGTGCAGTTAAAGCATGCATGTGACAACACGTACAACCAGGAATAGCTTGGAAAATAGTCCTTCCATAATGCTAAcagattttaaaaaagaaataccTCCAAGAAGAGTAGTTGCATCCTTCCCATTCTGAAAAATCCCTAGACAATAAGCACCACGCACCTTTGAATGCTTCATACCACAGAAGATCGAGTGACGAAATGGGGGGAATCAGTCAATACAAAAACATTCAAAAGAAATTGGAATCATTAGGAGACCAAAACcagaagagttttttttttttttttttttggggagggggggggggggggggggtaaattcATCACTCAAGGGTAGTTAAAAAAACAAGGAGTGAGATGCCTACCCGGAACAAGTAGTTTTCAGGGGACAGAGAGAGTTTCTTTCCATTTGTAAATACCATGTCGACAGGCGGAAAGGCTTTCGAGAGTTGTGAAATGTCACTGAAATATACATGAAACTTTGATACTTCTAGAAACGCCAAGTTAAAAGGGAAAAAATGCAAAATGATCTAGGTAGTGATATATATTACCTTCCTGCACCAGAAAAGCAGATATCTTTGTAATTTGGATCAGGCCCTTCAATCTGTTTTAGAGAATGAACCGCTTTCATAACCTGAGAAAAAGATTGTCAGAAGTTCATTGCAGAGAGAAAATCTTTTTCTGATTACACCATTTTTAACAAAATCCATTACCCACTAGTTATTAGTAACACATTGTATTACTGCACAAACCATCGATCATTTTTTAATGCAAAGGAATAGAAGTCAATAAACTACAAACATCAAAGGTTTGCAGTAACTCCACAAAAAGTTCATatatatcttcttcttttttagagAAAAAAAGTTCGTATGTATCAAACAAGTTTTCCGATTTCTCTCCAACATTCCTGGAGAATATCGCGTGGTACTTAGTTAAATTCAAtaattaacaagaaaatcaacTACCGTTAGTGGTTAAGCAACACCAACTATAATCAACACCAAGTATAATCAGTGGTTAAGCAATGTAAAATGAGTAGTCCATTAAGATGCTGCACCTTATGGAAAATGGTTAAGTGGTGGAGTTGTAGGATGACACATTCCTTTTTTCCCTTCAAACTTGTGTAGTAGGTATTGAAGCCTTATCCCAGTAATTAAGTGTGATTAAGAGGTTTTAGGTCCAAGTCCCACAGAGTACAGAGTATTCAAGTTGGTTCTTGTCACACTAGCATGCGGTAATTTATTCCACCAATCAATAGCATAAATAGTACTTAGATAACAACCCAAAGAAACAAAAGGAGGACTTCTGCAATCAAAAGGGCATTAACACTGACacatactccctctgtttcagaAGAATGAACCTTTTACTATTTGGAGGGTCAAACAATGTTTTCTTTGACCATGTTTTTTGCAAATAGttcttaaatattttgaattgttaactattgtgacttatagtattttttatgtagttgttaaatatgtaaattttatttcaaaaaacttaaagAATCTATGTCCGAATTCAACCCGAAAATTAGTCAATTTGATGCTCATACTCCGAAAAGGTTGAAACAAATTGAAATCGAGAGAGTAATAGAAATGAAACTCAATTTTCCCATACTTAATTTCCCAGGATATTCTGCTCGTCACAAGCATGCTACTTTCACTACTCTTCGCAGGCAGAATGCAAGACAAAGATGACAGAAATGATAGcaagaaattaagagaaaattaaTCTTACAGCATTCTTGAAGGCTGCAAATGCTGCTTCTGGAAGGTAAGCATATGTGGTACCACTATCAAGCACAGTCCCATGATTTCCATCAAAAACCCGTGGATTCAGATTCAGTGCCTTCCCAGCAACATGCATCTCCTTTAGCTCAATATTGTAATATGGACTGTTGCCATCCGAGACTAGAGTAAATGCGTAAGTTTATCAAGTGCATTTGTTAGGAGACACCTAACATTCCTATGTCTTTAAAGCAATTATTTCAAATACTTACCTGCGTACAGGATCCGAATTGGTAAAGACCATGTCTTCAGGGGGTTTTATTCCGCCAAGAACCATTGCACCGCCACCGAAGTCCATCCCTCCATAACACAAAGAGAAGGAATCACTAATTACATGTTTCTCAACAAGCTGATCCACTATACTGAGATCCCCACGACCCAAGCCCATTATACCATCAGCGTGTTGGCTGTAAAGATCACCAGTTTCCCTATTTTCACATCCAAAAACAGCTCGCTGGGGTGCAAGCTCACTTTGGTTTCCAAAGGACACAATGTCCTCTCCAAGCACCCCACTACTAGAACTCATCTCAGCATACTGTCTTTCGTAAATGCATTGCTCCCTCTCATTGTCACATGTACAGTCAATATTACATTTTACAGGTTGATATGTGCTTGACATTTCTGGCTGAAATCTAGGATCCTAAATAAGACAACATTCAGAGACTTAAGAAAATGATAGAAATCAAAATGCAATAGAATTCAAGTGGTGAATTTAAAAACTTTTTTCAACTATATAGGCCTCCAGTGTGTAATCTTATAGGCTACAAAGTTATCAAGAGAagtaattgtttttttttaaattattattaaaggTCAAATAAGCAATACGCCTCATGCAAAACCTCATGAGACAAATCATCCTTGCAATGACTTCTATAGCTCAGCAACGATGAGAGtgttagaaaaattatttttgtttcaaAAGTACAAGCTTAGAAAATGATATTTTTCCTGACTTTACCTGCAGACTGTTTAATCCTTCCATTTTTCCTTCCCTTTATGATAATTCAAATTACTTATCATAGTAAGATTTTTAACATTGGATGTCGATCTACCACAACCGTCCTTCTCAATCCAAGCTTGGGACtagatatacaacaacaacaacaacaatgatgccTCAGGCCCAAACAAGTTGGGTCAGCTAAGCTTGGGACTGGTTAGACTTTGCAAAGATATTGTCAATACAGGGATAAGTGTGATGTTTAGAGAATCCCTAATTTTCCTAAAAGACGAATTACTTAGTACTGAAATAGTATGGGCTTAAATAGAGCAGAATGTATACAAAAGATTGATATAGCCCAGTGTTATCAAATGCCCATTTGCGGCGCGCTCAAAAAAGCCAAGGGTATGCACTTCGCTTCACCTAGGTTGCGCTCTAGTGTAGGCAAAGCACTAAGGTGTGCGCCTCATTTCCCATAAGTTCTAACTTGAATAGAGCAATACAAAATAATAATGATTGGCAAATGAATATATTCATTGATAAGGAAATCATTATAAATGAAATTGTTACCTATTTCTTGCATTACAtataaatttcttatttttttcttccttGCGCCTTTTTTAACTAAAGCCCACATTTAAATTGCTCTTTTCGCTTAAAGCCCTGATAGACTTAGAccctaagttgctccgacacggCAATTTAGGTGttgcacccgtgtcgacacgacactagtatgggtgtgggtatgggatccgtaccagatttggtcaaataattttgggtactttgaccacgacggACGGAAAAATTAaagacgagatacaatttgattcccgaaatcTGAACCAAACCTGGGGTAAATTTCAAGAAACTAACATACCTTATCTAGGAAAATAAtcctttacttatctacaacttgagaataaaaagaaTCCATACTTTACCGGCTATACGTAAGTATTCCATAAAATTTCTtataatttagagatatttttatttttttatttttttttaattatttttagcaGGATCCTTGTACccgtatccgtactaggatccgtatccccgaatcttagaatTAACATCttgaaggatccgacctctagatccgcacgcATGTCGGACACCCGCACctgtgtccgagcaacttagcttAGACCGCTTTTTAACGCTTTTCACCTTTGACAACACAAATATAGCCAACCTTAACTAGTTTAGGATTGAGGAATATGTGATATATATTCTTGTTAATGAGATGCACTTAAAATACCTAGATAAATATAGAACCGTGGTTTTCCCGGACATAGAAATATGGTGTGCTAAGGCACCCACCTAAAAGGACAGCAATTAACACTCAGGGACCTACTTGGGTGCTATTCTCACCGGAGAGATTTTGAGAAGAAGCGATAGCAATGATCTTTTCTTTCTTGAGTGCAGAATGGACGACAGATGTcatattgttgacattgtgctcTAACTCTTAACTGGGCCATGCCAACTTCGATTACGTAACTTTTGCTAAGGTGGGTTATAAGGCAGAGGGTAAGATTTATGGAAACTGACACCCTTTTCTCTATTTTGTGTATGCTTAAGGAGAGAAACAAAAGATCATTAGAAGGATTATCAATTGAATTTTCACAAATATAAGAAACAatgttatttttcatattttcaataAGTCCAGTATAGGAAACATCTTTAGTCTACTTTTTTTgtagctgaaatagaaactccaCTCGCATCATTATGTTTGCTGATATTTTTGTCTAAGTTCACAGTTATATAGTGCTAGCCTTAGTTCCCTAGTCCTTTTTGTTCACCCTTGTAACTGGTGGTGCCTTCTTAATACATTTGCTACCTTACGAACAATGTAATTACACTACATGTTTTTTAAATAGAAATCCATCTAATAAGAGGTGCAACAATTCATTTttttacacaaaaaaaaaaaaaaaatgcaaacccaATTCCTTGCTAATTGACCAGCATTTCCCCGAAACAAAATAGCAAGTTCCAAGCTAATATTAtttctttctgcatttttatTATTCTAATGTAAGCAAAGCATAATATATCTGAGTTTTAAATGTTCTATAGTTTCTATAGTCCACATTATGGAATGATATAAGTGTTCATCAAATACTCACATGAGATTAAGCTTGTTCTATCCTGAAAAGCAACATCTCTTTCCCTCATAAAAATAACCGATGAACCTTATACTAACACAGTTCATGAATTTACTCCTTTTTCTACCACATCAAGATCTTCAAGTTTCTGAAGCAACACGAATAAAAAAGCttgtattaatttttattttcgtATTGAGCTACTAGCGGTGGGAAAATACATACAACTGAAAAGTATTAATATCATTAATATCCTGAAAggtaaaaaaagaaaacaaattcaaAAATGTGCCCACCTGATGCTTGCCGCATTGTTTGCACGTTATACACGGCACATATGTAACAGTACTCCCAGTATCCACTATAAGAGCAAACCTCTGGGAAGGAGTTCCAATCCAAAGACGGGTTGTATAATATCTGCATCAAAGTAATTTGCAATCAATAGACGAATAAAAAGTAAAAACCCCTCTTAGGGAATGTGTTG contains:
- the LOC107790867 gene encoding aspartic proteinase 36 isoform X1, giving the protein MGRASFTAAFTIVSFVFILINYDVVSCLGFSISSHRNTMFLPLFPPKDTSYRSLPSRRLLQKSPPNARMALHDDLLLNGYYTTRLWIGTPSQRFALIVDTGSTVTYVPCITCKQCGKHQDPRFQPEMSSTYQPVKCNIDCTCDNEREQCIYERQYAEMSSSSGVLGEDIVSFGNQSELAPQRAVFGCENRETGDLYSQHADGIMGLGRGDLSIVDQLVEKHVISDSFSLCYGGMDFGGGAMVLGGIKPPEDMVFTNSDPVRSPYYNIELKEMHVAGKALNLNPRVFDGNHGTVLDSGTTYAYLPEAAFAAFKNAVMKAVHSLKQIEGPDPNYKDICFSGAGSDISQLSKAFPPVDMVFTNGKKLSLSPENYLFRHSKVRGAYCLGIFQNGKDATTLLGGIIVRNTLVTYDREHETIGFWKTNCSELWGRLNSSPPPPALPSGLDNTNSTGSMAPTLVPSGSPGYNAPGEIKVGFITFYMSLSVNYSDLKPRITELTHLIAQELDVNISQVHLMNFSTKGNDSLVKWAIFPAGSANYMSNAAATEIIHRLAETRDRLPDTFGSYRIFEWGIEHLPKRTGWQQSYLIVVIVFSVVLILGLSAFLGLLIWRRRQESPLPYERVETVVREQELQPLT
- the LOC107790867 gene encoding aspartic proteinase 36 isoform X2; its protein translation is MSSTYQPVKCNIDCTCDNEREQCIYERQYAEMSSSSGVLGEDIVSFGNQSELAPQRAVFGCENRETGDLYSQHADGIMGLGRGDLSIVDQLVEKHVISDSFSLCYGGMDFGGGAMVLGGIKPPEDMVFTNSDPVRSPYYNIELKEMHVAGKALNLNPRVFDGNHGTVLDSGTTYAYLPEAAFAAFKNAVMKAVHSLKQIEGPDPNYKDICFSGAGSDISQLSKAFPPVDMVFTNGKKLSLSPENYLFRHSKVRGAYCLGIFQNGKDATTLLGGIIVRNTLVTYDREHETIGFWKTNCSELWGRLNSSPPPPALPSGLDNTNSTGSMAPTLVPSGSPGYNAPGEIKVGFITFYMSLSVNYSDLKPRITELTHLIAQELDVNISQVHLMNFSTKGNDSLVKWAIFPAGSANYMSNAAATEIIHRLAETRDRLPDTFGSYRIFEWGIEHLPKRTGWQQSYLIVVIVFSVVLILGLSAFLGLLIWRRRQESPLPYERVETVVREQELQPLT